A portion of the Musa acuminata AAA Group cultivar baxijiao chromosome BXJ1-1, Cavendish_Baxijiao_AAA, whole genome shotgun sequence genome contains these proteins:
- the LOC135614104 gene encoding uncharacterized protein LOC135614104, which produces MAPSQRCHTRSISLPSELHPAALRVEEELHRLRSSMASSSSTPQMICDSLRGLGGLYESIEGLVRLRSNHQTLIHPLQGRRVEGELVASIRLLDLCSAVKDDLSTMKEHVRGIRSALRRRDGAVIANKVNDYVRFGRKADKEMKDRFRSLKRVMEDEDTPMAIWGLMEAEMIAISLLRLVFSFVSMQTGRSERSSWSFVSKALSKRKVASDEEQEAGSGVGRLEIFSWRASCKDGDGGRAVKAQSQLQRLEVSVEGLESGLESLFRELIRSRVALLDVLSS; this is translated from the coding sequence ATGGCTCCAAGCCAGCGTTGCCACACCCGCTCCATCAGCCTGCCCTCAGAGCTTCACCCTGCTGCGCTCAGGGTGGAAGAAGAGCTGCACAGGCTGAGGTCTTCGATGGCTTCATCCTCTTCCACGCCGCAGATGATATGCGACAGCTTGAGAGGACTCGGAGGCCTGTACGAATCGATCGAGGGGCTCGTTCGCCTGAGAAGCAACCATCAAACCCTCATCCATCCACTGCAAGGGAGACGCGTGGAAGGAGAACTGGTTGCGTCCATCAGACTGCTGGACCTGTGCAGCGCAGTGAAGGATGACTTGAGCACGATGAAGGAGCACGTCCGAGGGATTCGGTCGGCTCTCAGAAGGAGAGACGGCGCAGTGATCGCGAACAAGGTGAATGACTATGTCCGCTTCGGGAGGAAGGCAGACAAGGAGATGAAGGATCGCTTCAGATCATTGAAGCGGGTCATGGAGGACGAAGACACGCCGATGGCGATCTGGGGGTTGATGGAAGCGGAGATGATCGCCATTTCTCTACTGCGACTGGTGTTCTCCTTCGTGTCGATGCAAACGGGAAGGTCAGAGCGTAGCAGTTGGTCTTTTGTTTCGAAGGCATTGAGCAAGAGGAAGGTGGCATCCGATGAGGAGCAGGAGGCTGGAAGTGGAGTGGGAAGACTAGAAATCTTCTCATGGCGTGCTTCCTGCAAGGATGGTGATGGTGGGAGGGCAGTCAAGGCGCAAAGTCAACTGCAGAGGTTGGAGGTTAGCGTTGAAGGGCTGGAGAGCGGATTAGAATCCTTGTTCAGGGAGCTGATCCGAAGCAGAGTCGCTCTGCTCGACGTACTCAGCTCATAG